ATATAGAGATGTCCAAGGAGCTTGATAGCAACTTATTCAAATGTATCTGTGATCAACATGCAAACCATGTCGTTCAGAAATGTATGGAGTGTGTGCAGCCACAATATATCCAATTCATCTATAGACGGTTATGTGGCAAGGCCAAGATGTTATCCACCCATCCTTACGGATGCCATGTGGTTCAGGTTGTAAGTTTGGGCATTACACTTTTTACCGCTTCCTATCTTTCGACGTTTGTTTGTACCTTGTTCATTAATTATTCCTCCTGTCCTCGTGATCTTCATAGAAAATGCTAGAGTTCTGCAAGGATCCTCAAATTATGGACATGTTTATCACAGAGATTCTCGATTGTGTAAAGGAGTTGTCTATAGACCCATATGGAAACTACGTTGTGCAGGTAAAGTGTGTAGTGGTTTGTAATTGATGAAATATTGTCGCGGCTAAACAAACAACTCACATGTGTGTTCTATCGACATGTTGCAGTACATTGTGGAGCATGGAAGACCTCGTCATCGACAAATTATTATGTTGAGATTTGCTGGAAGTATAGTACAGATGAGCCACCAGAAGCACTCTTCCAAAGTCATTGAGAAGTGCCTAATCTATGCCAGCTAACACGATTGCAAGCTTGTCATAAATGAGATCCTTTCTGCAGGCGGTGGTCAAACTGCATATCATCTCGTGGTATGTGGCTCTAAAGATCTTATCGCTGTTACTCAACATCCCTAGAGAAatatcgtactccctccgtctcataatgtaagacgttttttaacactagtgtagtgtcaaaaaacatcttacattatgagacggagggagtacatgactaATCTTGCATGATTGTCTGGTCATGCAGGGCATGATAATCCACCAGTATGCAAACTGCGTGGTGCGGCAGCTGATTGACGTGGTGAACGATTGGCAGTTCAACGTGATGTTGGATGTGCTTAGGCGCAACAGGGAGACTTTCGTCATGTATGCCCAAGGGAGGCAGGTCATCGCGCAGGTCAAGCGGCTCCTCAATGGCATGGCACCGTCCCCCGACTCCTTTGGGTCCCAGTTCCTCTAGTGTGTTTTTAATTGCTTTTACAATGGTTTGCTTTCTATGTCTCTGTTGTTCTTCCTGGAGTACTAGTGATCTGCATAAATTGAATTAGGGTGAACTTAGTTGCTTTCGTTTTCCCCATTAGGGTGAACTAAATTGTTTCTGTAGAGGAGAACCAAACTATAACCTCCTCTAGTCTAAGGATTTGTCAGGCGCCCAGCCTACCATTATCTATGAATTGAACTATTTGTTTTCCATACCATTTCGTCAGGGATTAATCTGTCAAATTTAGAACTTTAAATATTTTGCTGGCTAGTTTCGCCAGGCATGGATGTTCCAGGTCGACCAGGCagtaaaaaatactccctccgcccATAATATAAGAGCACTTGATGCATCATTTAGTTTTGTTGTTTTGTGGGTGATGCATCATTTAGGTTGTGGTGGGCACAATGTGATTTAAGGTACCGGTTGGACCTCACAGCGTCGTCGAAGGCGTGGCTCCTTCCATGCACGCCGCAATACTTTAATCAGATTTTCTTTTGCGCTTGACTTATGCTATCCTACACTCCTACTGTCTTGGTTTTGTAAGtattccctctgtaaactaatattaAATCTTTTAGATCACTAAAGGGAGTATGTAATATATGTATTCCTACAAGAAAAGGTACACAAAACAAACTTGATTTGCATTGATCTAACGAACAACTCCGTACATTCGTATTTccttcgtcccacaatataagacgtttttgacaAACATAACTTATAAAAATGTCTTATATTGTGGAACGGAgacgtcttatattatgagacggaaagagcactgatgtctactatgcaaccttcttcttgtagacgttgttgggcctccaagtgcagaggtttgtaggacagtagcaaatttccctcaagtggatgacctataaggtttatcaatccgtgggaggcataggttgaagacggtatctctcaaacaaccctgcaaccaaataacaaagagtctcttgtgtccccaacacacccagtacaatggtaaattgtataggtgcactagttcggcgaagagatggtgatacaagtgcaatatggatggtagatataggtttttgtaatctgtcagtggttgggtgcgacatatgccaatggatggcttatcatggtgggagcgagtagaacgtcgccggtgcctggaagcgggatgaggcgtagacacgaacgccgacgcactttacccaggttcggggatctcctaggagataacatccctagtcctgctctgcggtgtctccgcatgatcactaaggcactagtgagtacaatggcgctcctcgagctgtatgctagaggtggaagaaggcagggctcgccctctcctctctctctatgTGCGAGTCTACTTCTAACatgttgggaaccctttgcatgggtgccctggggggtttatataggcctacccccaggggtacaatagtaatccagccgggtgtaggacccggctgtcagtgtctctggtcgccggcttctccgccggctgctggggcccgccgcctggtgggccccgccaaccggtctggtacagagccgacaggccgctcccgccgctcgcgggtcttgccggctgctggttactgtaACCGTGATGCTAATGACGTGTACTTGGTCAGGGAAGCGTGGCTAcagtctcgctgactggtgggagatcactgtagccacttcctgtctcatctggttaatggcgcacggacCCCGAGGGAGGGGAGGGCCGCCTGTTggaggccggcctccctcgggtccgactggtcaggCCTCCGCCGTCCTCCGGGCTCTTGCTGCCCGGTAGGGCCCACCGCCtacaggccgtaccgacaggtcgtAGTGGGAACAGGGCTCCACCTGCCAGTAgtgacgtcaggggtggagtggcaacagtgccgcgccaggcggagatctccgcctgtacggaacATTGTGGCCACAcccggccctggatacgggggtgatgggctacactgtagccacatcctgtcttgtcttcttaatgcgggtgcagactctgagggcgccgtgggccgcctg
This region of Triticum aestivum cultivar Chinese Spring chromosome 2D, IWGSC CS RefSeq v2.1, whole genome shotgun sequence genomic DNA includes:
- the LOC123049864 gene encoding pumilio homolog 1-like, translating into MSKELDSNLFKCICDQHANHVVQKCMECVQPQYIQFIYRRLCGKAKMLSTHPYGCHVVQVKMLEFCKDPQIMDMFITEILDCVKELSIDPYGNYVVQGMIIHQYANCVVRQLIDVVNDWQFNVMLDVLRRNRETFVMYAQGRQVIAQVKRLLNGMAPSPDSFGSQFL